In Prunus dulcis chromosome 1, ALMONDv2, whole genome shotgun sequence, the following are encoded in one genomic region:
- the LOC117613873 gene encoding uncharacterized protein LOC117613873, which yields MQALKRTATKTEFQRLSSTITKTHFISSTNFRPFSSNSKKGDDDWNDAWETAWLPPDLSGSSSRAPWETDVNFSSSESSVVLPSDADLETKAFVEDMNENWNERRKPKEENPQKQQQQSENGSSLYSLDSIKKDYRVKKQRIHAGLWMKEIEKQEEAKLADSNSFGGGDDIERLLDSCSDIFDSANNDLENSKVPSASDFKNKPDGWETTSKAKDGNVWEMTQREEDILLQEFERRIAYNKFQIASFIKTHIFSRRRPIDGWKYMIEELGPNARKGKGSVTRLPSLSDASTQPFKEENSAMSGSSIMPFKER from the exons ATGCAGGCCCTTAAACGCACAGCAACAAAGACCGAGTTCCAGAGACTCTCGTCCACAATCaccaaaacccatttcatATCCAGCACCAATTTCAGACCCTTCTCCTCCAACTCAAAGAAAGGCGACGACGACTGGAACGACGCCTGGGAGACCGCCTGGCTTCCGCCCGACCTCTCGGGAAGTAGTAGCAGAGCTCCATGGGAGACCGACGTCAATTTCTCGTCTTCAGAGTCGAGCGTAGTGCTTCCGTCAGACGCAGACCTGGAGACCAAGGCGTTCGTAGAGGATATGAATGAGAATTGGAACGAGAGAAGAAAACCCAAAGAGGAAAATCCGCAGAAGCAACAGCAGCAGAGTGAGAATGGGTCGTCGCTTTATAGCTTGGATAGTATTAAGAAGGACTATAGGGTCAAGAAACAGAGGATCCATGCTGGCCTTTGGATGAAGGAGATTGAGAAGCAAGAGGAGGCTAAGTTGGCCGACTCGAATTCTTTCGGTGGCGGGGACGATATCGAGCGATTGCTCGATAGCTGCTCCGA CATTTTTGATTCTGCCAACAACGATTTGGAAAACTCTAAAGTCCCAAGTGCTTCCGACTTCAAAAACAAACCGGATGGTTGGGAAACGACATCCAAGGCTAAGGATGGAAACGTATGGGAGATGACCCAGAGAGAAGAAGATATTCTTCTCCAAGAGTTTGAGCGTCGAATTGCGTACAATAAATTTCAG ATTGCTAGTTTTATCAAGACTCACATATTTAGCCGGAGGAGACCAATTGATGGGTGGAAATACATGATAGAGGAGCTAGGGCCAAATGCAAGGAAAGGGAAGGGTTCTGTTACAAGATTACCGAGTCTATCCGATGCATCAACCCAACCCTTTAAGGAGGAAAACAGTGCAATGAGCGGCAGCAGCATTATGCCCTTTAAGGAGAGGTAG
- the LOC117614600 gene encoding pentatricopeptide repeat-containing protein At1g26900, mitochondrial, giving the protein MTLLAKSSRLGHRLELWPKHHSVFLDDLKVISLLESCKQTSEISQIHGSMVRTGLDCVPFTLSKLLVSSIHDIQYAASIFNHIQNPNLFMFNTMVRGYSISDDPTHAFRVFNNLRAQNITLDQFSFITTLKACARELAIGTGQGIHGIVVRSGHGMFVNVKNTLLHFYCISRKMEDAHKLFDEFPQGNDLISWNTLMGGYLHVSQPQVIVDLFKQMCRSGFEASVTTVLNLLSAIGDLGSYLGGESLHGYCIKIGFCSDLHVLTALIDMYAKNGQIDLGRQIFDGVAVKDVVLWNCLVDKYAKCGLVQDAVALLRLMKLERMKPNSSTLAGLLSACAASGSVSVGSCIKDYVEEENLVLDAVLGTALVDMYAKCGFLEKALDIFESMESKDVKSWTAMISGYGVHGQAGNAIRLFYRMEEEGCQPNEVTFLAVLSACSHGGLVTEGVRCFEIMVCKYGFVPKVEHYGCMVDLLGRAGLLEEAHTLIESLPIKSDATAWRALLSACRVYGYVALGETVKRVLIQLNDDHPTNSMLLSSTYAIAGRLPDHTRTQDREDEKMVRGEKFRPVRKEENLIKEAGRSTIEMDSQG; this is encoded by the coding sequence ATGACATTGTTAGCCAAGTCCTCACGTCTGGGGCATAGACTCGAGCTTTGGCCCAAACACCACTCTGTGTTCCTCGACGATCTGAAGGTCATTTCTCTATTAGAATCTTGCAAACAAACCTCAGAAATCTCTCAAATCCATGGCTCTATGGTCAGGACTGGTCTCGACTGCGTTCCTTTCACATTGAGCAAGCTTCTTGTCTCTTCCATTCATGACATTCAATATGCGGCCTCCATTTTCAACCACATACAAAACCCAAATCTCTTCATGTTCAATACCATGGTCAGAGGCTATTCCATCAGTGATGATCCAACGCATGCTTTTCGTGTTTTCAATAACTTGAGGGCTCAAAATATCACGCTAGACCAATTCTCTTTCATCACGACGCTCAAAGCTTGCGCTCGTGAATTGGCCATTGGGACTGGTCAAGGGATTCATGGGATTGTTGTGAGGTCTGGGCATGGGATGTTTGTCAATGTAAAGAATACCCTTTTGCATTTTTACTGTATTTCCAGGAAAATGGAAGATGCACATAAGTTGTTTGATGAGTTTCCTCAAGGAAATGACTTGATTTCATGGAATACTTTGATGGGTGGTTATCTTCATGTGTCTCAGCCTCAAGTGATTGTAGATTTGTTCAAGCAAATGTGTAGGAGCGGTTTTGAAGCTAGTGTTACCACCGTTTTGAACCTTTTGTCTGCCATTGGTGATTTAGGAAGTTACCTTGGAGGAGAGTCTCTTCATGGGTACTGTATCAAGATTGGCTTTTGTTCGGATTTACACGTGCTTACTGCTTTGATTGATATGTATGCAAAGAATGGGCAAATTGATTTAGGACGTCAAATTTTCGATGGAGTTGCTGTGAAGGATGTTGTATTATGGAATTGTTTGGTGGATAAGTATGCAAAATGTGGCCTGGTACAAGATGCAGTAGCTTTGTTGCGGTTGATGAAACTTGAAAGAATGAAACCCAATTCATCTACACTGGCAGGACTGCTTTCGGCTTGTGCTGCTTCTGGGTCTGTAAGTGTAGGGAGTTGCATTAAGGATTATGTGGAAGAAGAGAACTTGGTTTTGGATGCGGTTCTTGGAACAGCTCTGGTTGATATGTATGCTAAATGTGGGTTTCTGGAGAAGGCACTTGACATCTTTGAAAGCATGGAAAGCAAAGATGTGAAATCATGGACAGCCATGATTTCGGGTTACGGTGTTCATGGGCAGGCAGGCAATGCCATAAGGCTGTTTTATAGAATGGAAGAGGAGGGGTGCCAACCTAATGAAGTCACTTTCTTGGCAGTGTTAAGTGCTTGCAGCCATGGAGGGCTGGTGACAGAGGGAGTTAGATGTTTTGAGATAATGGTTTGCAAGTATGGATTTGTGCCAAAAGTTGAACACTACGGTTGTATGGTAGATCTTTTGGGTCGTGCAGGATTGCTGGAGGAAGCACATACACTAATTGAAAGCTTGCCCATCAAGAGTGACGCTACGGCATGGCGTGCATTGCTTTCAGCTTGCAGGGTTTATGGGTACGTAGCTCTTGGGGAAACTGTAAAGAGAGTGTTAATACAACTTAATGATGATCATCCCACCAATTCAATGCTATTATCAAGTACTTATGCGATTGCTGGAAGGTTGCCAGATCATACCAGAACACAGGACAGGGAGGATGAAAAGATGGTGAGAGGAGAGAAATTCAGGCCTGTtcgaaaagaagaaaacctgATAAAGGAAGCTGGACGTAGCACAATTGAGATGGATAGTCAaggttga
- the LOC117612562 gene encoding uncharacterized protein LOC117612562: protein MAMADQTPSKRQREETLADDCEDPKRHKSYNHILSLLDEEEEEPSQDLSSIITTLQQELSSDSASDPLTAFPNSDADQEINQSSDSTAATAFEGYASSSSGSSSPSSSNTNSGFLKEGDEQEDDGERVMRHLLEASDDELGIPQREEVSRFDDAEDAGFNGLMMDGFSFGDGLWELQDEAANYYTLVQSELFM, encoded by the coding sequence ATGGCTATGGCTGACCAAACACCTTCAAAGCGCCAAAGGGAAGAAACCCTAGCAGACGACTGCGAGGACCCTAAGCGCCACAAGTCTTACAACCACATACTCTCTCTTCtcgatgaagaagaagaggaaccCTCACAAGACTTGTCCTCCATTATCACAACCCTTCAGCAAGAGCTCTCCTCTGACTCTGCCTCTGACCCTCTCACTGCATTTCCAAACTCCGACGCAGACCAAGAAATTAACCAGTCCTCAGATTCCACAGCTGCTACAGCCTTTGAAGGATatgcctcctcttcctctgGCTCTTCTTCACCTTCTTCTTCGAATACAAACTCAGGGTTTTTGAAGGAGGGGGATGAGCAAGAAGATGACGGCGAGAGGGTCATGAGACACCTTCTAGAAGCTTCTGATGATGAGCTGGGGATTCCCCAGAGAGAGGAAGTTAGTAGGTTCGATGATGCAGAAGATGCTGGGTTTAACGGGCTGATGATGGatgggttttcttttggtgaTGGGTTATGGGAGCTTCAAGATGAAGCTGCCAACTACTACACCCTGGTGCAATCTGAACTGTTCATGTAG